The proteins below come from a single Vitis vinifera cultivar Pinot Noir 40024 chromosome 9, ASM3070453v1 genomic window:
- the LOC100241278 gene encoding uncharacterized protein LOC100241278 isoform X5: MATAVTPADERYPLEFHWNLDNSTRQFYVYMHFAEVEELQSNQLREFYVSLNGWFWSPEPIVPGRLVPHTGFSTHSISASSELSLSIYKTHRSTLPPILNALEIYEIKQLFQSSTVQSNVDAIKKIKMVYKVKKNWQGDPCLPIEFSWDGLSCSDSNSISLSIISLNLSWSKLTGEIDSSFSSLTSLKYLDLSYNSLTGKVPNFLSKLSSLKALNLSGNNLTGSVPLSLLEKSRNGSLSLRLDGNPHLCKKNSCEDEEEEGKEKTKNNVIVPVVASIISILVLLLGEVAALWIFKRRQQYDGMKLDSMNCHVSYSEVDRITDNFKKMLGRGASGKVYLGHLSDGTEVAVKMLTPSSVLVFKQFKTEAQLLTRIHHKNLVSLIGYCDEGSRMVLVYEHMAEGNLKEYLSGKKEIVLSWEQRLQIAIDAAQALEYLHDACNPPIIHRDVKPENILLTKKFQAKVADFGWSRSLPSEGGSYVSTAIVGTPGYIDPEYNRTSLPSKKTDVYSFGIVLLEVISGQPVIIKITKESSCNIADWVRLVTAKGDIKMIVDPRLQGEFEANSAWRAVETAMSCVLLSSTDRPTMSHVVVELKECLKIAMVHERTDNAEEDQGPVSIEAVHERTDNVEEDCDPFGSEAAYERTDDAAEDHGPLGVEAAHEVTNNAKEDQGPVGIEAPHERNDSGREGHGSVGIGAAHKRNDNGEEDQCPVGIEAAHERHDDGKEDHGPDGIEAAHEITDNAEEDQGLVGIEATQERTDIVEENHGPVGIEAAHERNDNDEEDHGPVGIEATHERTDNVEENHGPLGSEAAMAIQERTNSYGAAKEKKKEKKKNVVVSPVASITSVVVPSDIVVKPNEDDKTFEPKNQHLTYSEIERITENFQKELGKGASAIVYHGHLSNGTEVAVKKLSPSSILGSKQFKTEAQLLTRVHHKNLVSLFGYCDEGSNMVLIYEYMAKGNLKAYLSGKTEAALSWEQRLRIAIDAAQALEYLHNGCNPPIIHRDVKTENILLNEKLQAKVADFGWSKSMPVEGGSYVSTAIVGTPGYLDPEYHRNSVPNEKTDVYSFGIVLLELISSRPAIIKITEDNRCNITYWVRPIIAKGDIRMIVDPRLQGKFETNSARRAIETAMSCVSLSSTDRPTMSDIIVELRECLKIVMTHERTKEGHASVGIEAAMTVQESFNGNQDFLTTGSNAKAAEKEKEKDEKKKKKKKKNFIGPAVTSITSVLVPSGALASLGKSKKKWPHAKDKSYSEVARITNNFQQVIGCGAFASVYLGYLSDGTEVAVKLLSSSTRGSQDLQTEAQLLTRIRHKNLVSLHGYHDEGSIIALIYEYMVKGSLRKYLSDENEVVLSWKQRIGIALDVAQGLEYLHDGCRPPIIHRDVTSANILLNEKLQAKVADMGLSRSLPIDDLTDISTVVVGTPGYLDPEYFQSNRVSMKSDVYSFGVVLLELVSGQPALIKSTNGITDHLINWVRPLIDRREIRGIVDPRLNGDFDISSAWKAVETAMACVRFSSVDRPTMSDIAYELKGCVNCLAIATGDVEEDLGSFIIEDAMLHQPS; the protein is encoded by the exons ATGGCAACTGCTGTAACCCCTGCTGATGAGAGATATCCCTTGGAATTCCACTGGAATCTGGACAATTCTACTCGACAGTTCTATGTATACATGCACTTTGCTGAGGTTGAGGAGCTCCAATCCAACCAGTTGAGAGAATTTTATGTATCGCTTAATGGTTGGTTCTGGAGTCCCGAACCTATTGTTCCTGGAAGATTGGTTCCACATACTGGATTTAGCACACATTCCATAAGTGCATCATCTGAGCTATCACTTTCAATTTATAAGACACATAGATCCACTCTTCCACCAATTCTCAATGCTTTGGAGATTTATGAGATAAAACAATTGTTTCAATCATCAACTGTCCAGAGCAATG TTGATGCtatcaagaaaatcaagatGGTGTACAAGGTGAAGAAAAACTGGCAAGGAGATCCATGTCTTCCCATTGAGTTCTCATGGGATGGCCTGAGCTGCAGTGACAGCAATTCCATTTCCCTTAGTATCATCTCTTT GAACCTTTCATGGAGCAAGTTAACCGGGGAGATAGATTCTTCATTCTCCAGTCTCAcatcattaaaatattt AGATTTATCTTACAACAGTTTGACTGGAAAAGTGCCAAACTTTCTGTCCAAACTTTCTTCCTTGAAGGCCCT GAACTTGTCAGGGAATAATCTGACAGGTTCAGTTCCATTGTCTCTCCTTGAAAAATCTAGAAATGGATCCCTGTCTTTGAG ATTGGATGGGAATCCACATCTTTGTAAGAAAAACTCTTGTGAGGATGAGGAAGAGGAGGGCAAGGAGAAGACGAAGAATAATGTTATTGTTCCAGTAGTTGCATCCATTATTTCAATTCTAGTCCTCTTATTAGGTGAGGTAGCAGCCCTGTGGATATTTAAAAGGAGACAACAATACG ATGGTATGAAATTGGACTCTATGAACTGCCACGTTAGTTACTCTGAGGTTGATAGAATCACTGATAACTTCAAAAAAATGCTTGGCCGAGGAGCATCAGGAAAAGTTTACCTTGGCCATTTAAGTGATGGCACCGAAGTTGCAGTCAAGATGCTGACACCTTCATCAGTTCTAGTGTTTAAGCAATTCAAGACTGAG GCTCAGCTGTTGACAAGAATTCATCACAAAAACTTAGTTTCTCTAATTGGATACTGTGATGAAGGTTCAAGAATGGTGCTCGTTTATGAGCATATGGCTGAGGGGAACTTAAAAGAGTATTTATCAG GTAAAAAAGAAATTGTCTTGAGTTGGGAACAAAGGCTTCAAATAGCAATTGATGCAGCACAAG CACTGGAATATTTACATGATGCTTGCAATCCACCCATAATCCATAGAGATGTAAAACCTGAAAACATCTTATTGACCAAAAAATTTCAAGCCAAAGTTGCAGATTTTGGGTGGTCTAGAAGTTTGCCCTCTGAAGGTGGAAGCTATGTATCAACTGCAATTGTTGGCACACCGGGGTACATTGACCCCGA GTACAACAGAACCTCATTACCAAGTAAGAAAACCGATGTTTATAGCTTTGGGATTGTTTTATTGGAGGTTATTTCGGGTCAACCTGTAATCATAAAGATCACAAAAGAGAGCTCATGTAACATAGCAGATTGGGTTCGCCTAGTAACTGCAAAAGGTGATATAAAAATGATTGTAGATCCAaggttacaaggagaatttgAAGCCAATTCTGCCTGGAGAGCTGTAGAGACAGCAATGTCTTGTGTGCTACTCAGCTCCACAGATAGGCCAACCATGAGTCATGTAGTAGTGGAATTAAAAGAATGTCTGAAAATAGCCATGGTCCATGAAAGAACTGACAATGCGGAAGAGGACCAGGGTCCTGTTAGTATTGAAGCTGTCCATGAAAGAACTGACAATGTGGAAGAGGATTGTGATCCTTTTGGTAGTGAAGCTGCCTATGAAAGAACTGATGATGCAGCAGAGGACCATGGCCCTCTTGGTGTTGAAGCTGCCCATGAAGTAACCAACAATGCCAAAGAGGACCAGGGTCCTGTTGGTATTGAAGCTCCACATGAAAGAAATGACAGTGGGAGAGAGGGCCATGGTTCTGTTGGTATTGGAGCTGCCCATAAAAGAAATGACAATGGGGAAGAGGACCAGTGTCCTGTTGGTATTGAAGCTGCCCATGAAAGACATGACGATGGGAAAGAGGACCATGGTCCTGATGGTATTGAAGCTGCCCATGAAATTACTGACAATGCAGAAGAGGACCAAGGTCTTGTTGGTATTGAAGCCACCCAAGAAAGAACTGACATTGTGGAAGAGAACCATGGTCCTGTTGGTATCGAAGCTGCCCATGAAAGAAATGACAATGATGAAGAGGACCATGGTCCTGTTGGTATTGAAGCTACCCATGAAAGAACTGATAATGTGGAAGAGAACCATGGTCCTCTTGGTAGCGAAGCTGCAATGGCTATCCAAGAAAG GACAAACTCATATGGGGCGGccaaggaaaagaagaaggagaagaagaagaatgttGTAGTTTCACCAGTTGCATCAATTACTTCAGTTGTTGTCCCATCAG ACATTGTTGTCAAACCCAATGAGGATGATAAAACATTTGAGCCAAAGAACCAACACCTTACTTATTCTGAGATTGAAAGAATCACtgaaaatttccaaaaggaGCTTGGAAAAGGAGCATCAGCAATAGTTTATCATGGTCATTTAAGTAATGGCACTGAAGTTGCGGTCAAGAAACTGTCACCTTCATCAATTCTAGGGTCAAAGCAATTCAAAACTGAG GCTCAGCTTTTGACAAGAGTTCATCATAAAAACTTGGTTTCTCTATTTGGATACTGTGATGAAGGTTCAAACATGGTGCTCATTTATGAGTACATGGCAAAGGGGAATTTAAAAGCATATTTATCAG GTAAAACAGAAGCTGCCCTGAGTTGGGAACAAAGACTTCGAATAGCAATTGATGCAGCACAAG CATTGGAATATTTACACAATGGTTGCAACCCACCCATAATCCATAGAGACGTCAAAACTGAAAACATTCTATTAAACGAAAAATTGCAAGCCAAAGTGGCAGATTTTGGGTGGTCTAAAAGTATGCCTGTGGAAGGTGGAAGCTATGTATCAACTGCAATTGTTGGCACACCTGGCTACCTTGACCCTGA ATATCACAGAAACTCAGTGCCGAATGAGAAAACCGATGTTTATAGCTTTGGGATTGTTTTGTTGGAGCTTATTTCAAGTAGACCTGCAATCATAAAGATCACAGAAGACAATCGATGCAACATAACATATTGGGTCCGCCCCATTATTGCAAAAGGGGATATAAGAATGATTGTAGATCCAAGGTTACAAGGAAAATTTGAGACTAATTCTGCCAGGAGAGCAATAGAGACAGCAATGTCATGTGTGTCACTCAGCTCCACTGACAGGCCTACCATGAGTGACATAATAGTAGAATTAAGAGAATGCCTAAAGATAGTGATGACCCATGAAAGAACGAAAGAGGGCCATGCTTCTGTTGGTATTGAAGCTGCAATGACTGTTCAAGAAAG TTTCAATGGAAATCAGGATTTCCTTACGACAGGCTCGAATGCGAAGGCTGCGgagaaagagaaggagaaggacgagaagaagaagaaaaagaagaaaaagaattttattgGTCCAGCAGTCACATCAATTACTTCAGTTTTAGTCCCCTCTGGTGCATTAGCCAGCTTgggaaaatctaaaaagaaatggCCACATG CTAAAGATAAGAGTTACTCCGAGGTTGCAAGAATCACGAACAACTTCCAGCAGGTGATTGGATGTGGAGCATTTGCATCAGTTTACCTAGGTTATTTAAGCGATGGTACTGAGGTAGCTGTCAAGTTGCTTTCATCTTCAACTAGAGGATCCCAGGACCTTCAGACAGAG GCTCAGCTGCTGACAAGAATTCGACATAAAAACTTGGTTTCTCTGCATGGATACCATGATGAAGGTTCAATCATTGCGCTCATTTATGAATATATGGTGAAGGGGAGCTTAAGAAAGTATCTATCAG ATGAAAATGAAGTTGTTTTGAGCTGGAAGCAAAGAATTGGAATAGCACTTGATGTAGCACAAG GACTGGAATATCTACATGATGGTTGCAGGCCACCCATAATCCACAGAGACGTTACATCTGCAAACATcttattgaatgaaaaattgCAAGCCAAAGTGGCAGATATGGGGTTGTCTAGAAGTCTACCCATTGATGATTTGACTGATATTTCCACTGTGGTTGTTGGCACACCCGGGTACCTTGACCCTGA GTATTTTCAATCCAATAGGGTGTCTATGAAAAGCGATGTCTATAGCTTTGGGGTTGTTCTGCTGGAACTTGTTTCAGGCCAACCTGCACTGATAAAGAGCACCAACGGTATAACTGATCACCTAATCAATTGGGTTCGACCCCTGATTGATAGGAGGGAAATAAGAGGAATTGTGGATCCAAGGTTAAATGGAGACTTTGACATTAGTTCTGCCTGGAAGGCTGTAGAAACAGCAATGGCTTGTGTAAGATTCAGCTCCGTTGATAGGCCAACCATGAGTGACATAGCATACGAATTAAAAGGGTGTGTAAATTGTTTAGCAATAGCAACTGGGGATGTGGAAGAGGACCTTGGTTCTTTTATTATTGAGGATGCAATGCTTCACCAACCAAGCtag